The genomic stretch AGAAGAAGAGGGTAGCTTAAAAAGTAAAAACTAAACCATCGATTTTAGAAAAGGCAGTCGTGAACTTGTTCCAAATTCATCGAATACCAAATATATGGTTACTAAATACAGAATTATGAGCTCGGGGTCAGCTTCTCTGAACCAACACATGGGAAGCATAAAACTGCCGTTCATTTACTCTTGTATATGCGGCCATAAATGGTTTTATTTAATGAAGCATTCCGCATCATTGAATGGCATAATAGTTCAACCATGTGATACTTAAGATGATGTCCCTTCAACCATATAATATTTAAGATGATGTCCCTTGCGATTTTGGTTTCCTCGGCTGGCAAAATAGCAGTTGAAATATTTTAGTCTTTTAACTCGAATATCTATATAATACGCCCTCGATGGAGAAAATACGAAATAACCAACATATTTGCATATAATTTAAGATTATGTAACCTTATCATTTGTAAATTTAAATGTCAACTGCTACTTGTGAACAGTTAACATTCGAATCGATGGACGATGAACTTACGTATCAGAAAACACGCTGATACTGAACCAACTAATTGTCTATTAATTCCCCTTCTAACAGCAGACTACTTCATCAATAGCTAAAGAAAGTCGTGGTCATGTATGGTTTGAACTATCTAGTCGTTTTTTTAAGTTCGGGTTGTAAAAACTGTACACAACCAATTAACTCTAGTCTTTTcctttttaaggaaaaaaaatctaacaGTTCCTCCATCCAGCTTCCCTCTCTCATTACAACGCATCAGGACTTTTTTTTGGGCACCTATATTATTTAAATGATAGTTGCATAGTGCTTGGATTCATATCAATATCATCATCCCAAAACGACTTCTGTACAAATAGCTTCAGGCTTCAGCAAATGTGAATGCGCCAATGTATATACCCAATCTAAACCCAAGTAATTCACCATTACCATTTCTGAATAACAAACCAAGTTCCTCAATGGAGATAGAATCCCCCTTGCCTACCCCAGATGAGCTTGGGAATGGGAGGCAGACGGGATCATTTAATGGGCCTTCTAGTACAGGATCAGGTGTTTTATTGACATGGGATGATTTATGGGTCACTATACCTTCATCAGGAAGTAATAACAATGGCAGAGCTCTACTTCAAGGGCTTAATGGGTATGCTCAACCTAGTGAGATCTTGGCCATTATGGGTCGTTCTGGTTCTGGCAAATCAACTCTTCTCGACGGATTAGCAGGTAATTTACTTATAGAGTTCTAGCtaatttgtatttcttttcttgCCAACTTAAGGATCTGGAAATAGCTAAGTTTGGTTATGGACCAGAACATTAGTGTTAGTAGGGTCTAAGTACTTTTTGGCATTTTCCATTTAGTAATTATGTTGGATTAATGTGATCTATAATAATCTATAAATATATAGTTTGTACAAAATGCGACAGAGTTCTGATATGTTgtattatagtgttttagaaaaaAAGATTATACCAGTTGTTGACTTTGAAAATTACTGATAAGGGATCATCGTATTTTGGAGACAAGTCTAACCGATTGGTGATAAGGGTACGCTTCGGTGACGGGTACTCGAATATTTTCCCAGTTTTGGTTCTAGTTTGTGGAGTTTCCGAGCCGCGTAGAACTTAACTCGTCGACACTATGTATGTATCTGAAAGAAATAGAAACACCAAACGCATTAGTTGAACAATAATTTGGACCTATAAATATGGATCCTAACCACGCGACATTAATTTATCATTTTGTTtgtagttaacctggttttaattCGGTTGATTGCAGGAAGGTTAGCGtcaaacaaaagacaatcagggTCGATCAAAGTAAATGGTCGAATACAAACGTCCGCTTTGGGAGCGTCGGTATAAATAAAGCACTTCTCTGTCTAATTTCACTCTTAAACATTTTACTCAACATTTTTACTCATTACCCATATATCCACACTTTACAACATCTATATTGTTTCTAGTATTTTAATACCATAATACTGAATAAATTATGGTATTAAATGgcatattttattgtttttggcTACAAAAACACTACATACTTAGTTCAATAGTCCCCGAAATCTTTTTGCTGGTTCAGAAAGACAGATAatatttgatactgtttaaatacccaaaaataataaagatatttTTCGAATATCCTCAAAGGTATGTCATCCAaacttttattttttggtaaaatTGCTATTCACATGGTGGACTAAAATGCCCCCACCTAGTTTAATTAAGAATTTCCTTAACTCTACCGAATAAAAGTTTTTAATATAAACTAAGATGAATGAACATTTTTTTATGACACATACACAATTGATTAAAAGAAAAACGCAAATATGGTTTCAGAAATTTAAGGTACCCCACCCACTTTGGTATCAACTTATAAGTTCAGTTATAGCTAATAAAATCTAGaatcttttttttgatcggtcgGTAAAACCTAGAATTTGTATAAATTAAAAGAGGTAGAGTAACATAATGAAATCATATATAGGCCTCTTCATGTCTTATGTACaatttgattttgatatttttcttttataagGGTTAAACACCTtagatataatgaaaatcgtCGATTGAAATCACCCTGATTACCTACGCATAGTTGTAGTATTTCTTCACTTGACTTTTAGTACATTCGCCGTTTCAATTGAGGATAACAATTTAATACCACGACTTTATGTGCCTAGGCTACGCCCCACGTCTAATCTTCAATTTCAGAGTTCAGCATGAAGCTGGGAAATGCCAACGTTATGtcctataaaatatagcaagaaaATCGGAAACATGCCTGACACCAAATTCCAAAATACCAAATTGCTGAAAAGCAAAATATATCATATGATATCAGAAATTATAGTTAACTTACTTAATGTATGAAAAATTCAATTCACAAAGTATATTCATTCATTTGGATCAACTTTCCCATCCCCATTTGAATCAGCATCTAATAAAACTCTGTAGGGtgaattaaaaaacaaaacaaatgaatAGTTATAGCTGAAACACATAAAGTTTGTCTCCAGAAATTTTGAATGCACAACACCTTATGAACAATTTGTTCAACAACATCATCTGAAAGGACAAGATGCATGCTTACCGATAGATAGAAgtaaaattaataaattaaaGGTTGAAAACATGTAATTTGACATTATTTTTAGTTCATTTCATATAAACGTGATTGTACAACAATGATAGAAAATGATGAACTCAGTTTCTTCCTAGTTTAAACATGGGAAAAATCAAATTTAACCTATTTTAAAACAAGATGAAAACCAGTTTAGCCTAGTTCAAacatgggtgaaaccaaattGAACCTACTCAATAACATGATGAAAACCAGTTTCGTCCTTCTTTAAACATGGGTGAAATCAAATACAACCTAACCTAAAAAAAGAATCCAGTTTCACTATACTTTAAACATGGGTGAAGCAATATTCAACCCAATCCGACACAACAtaaaaaccagtttcatcttagtTTAAACATGGATGAAACCAGCATTATCTTAGCCTAAACATGGatgaaatcaaattcaaccaaatTGAAAATGAAACTAATTTCAACTTAGTATAATCATACAACAACCTTgacaagacaaaaaaaaatgaaatctttGCTTGAATTAGTCGCTCAATTATTAGTCATTTTGACTGCGTAGTTTTGTGCATGCCTCTATGTAAACCTTATACTACAAACCTTTTGACAAATCTACGTTACAAACCAACTTGCCAAAACGATAAGGCTTATACGTACATCCATTAATAGTAGAAACTAATAAAAACGAATGGACACTTTTGAGGGATGGCGATGCAAAATGAAGCTAGATTTGAAAAACCAAGCTGGTAAAATTGCAATGTGTAACTGTCGGTCCCAACATCCATGATATTGCCAAAGTATAAATAGATTCAACACTCTTATGAATACATAATGAACCAAATAGTTATTAATTTATGATATCGAAATGAAAGATTTATGGGAATACGAAACAACTTTggtcataaaaaaaattatgaatagatgaaaccagtttcgatCCAAACTAAAACACATTAAATCAGACTCATCCTAATATATTCAACCCAATGTAaattaggatgaaactggtttcatttcAGTTTAAATATTGGTGAATAAACCCATCTAAACTAATATATCTGTAATAAGgtgaaaacaaaatcaattaatCATTAATTGAATTAGCAAAACAGTGTATACGCAGGTACATAACCAACTAATATTGTGTGAAACATAACCGAATTCATCTAATTTTAAACTATTTCACTTAGGTCAATGTTTCAGAAaatttaatcaaaaagaaaaattagggttaggaaaCTTACATGTTTTGTGGTTATGAAGGGTCAAGTTGATGATTCAAAACCTAATTCAGATGAAATCAAGATGTTTTAATGAAATTATGTCATTGCAATATTTGATAGTGGTGAAATCAGATTGAAATATGTTGGTGTtgttgtttgtggtggtggtgcttTAACTGAAATCTTGATGTGAATGGTGTCAAGGGTGGAGAGAGATAATTAGATAGTGAAGAAACGGAAGGTGTCGACCAAGGAGCTTTTAGTTTTGCAGTTGGTTTACAAAGATAAAGATGGTGGGAAAAAAAAGGAGTTTGTGGTTTTTCTGTTTGGTCAGGAGAAAGATGATTGTGGGATGATGGAGAAATAGAGGAGATAGTTGAAAATAAGaaatcatttattttcaaaagatgcatatttagttgattttttttcttccgtcCAAATTAAAATGCAGTGCACccttaattttttttgtaatgcaTGAACAAATTACAAAATAGTTTTCTTTTTTAAGGACACATTTGGTGTAGCGCTACAATCATTTAGTGCATGATcattttcataatttattagtgACTCGAAAATTTCTTTGTCCGTAGGTGGTTTAATAATTGAGTCATTCTCTTTAATATAGTTCAAACAATATTCGACATCCATAACATTTCTATGATATAAGTAAGAAATGACATCAAATAATTCTTGAATATTTTTTAAAATTGTCGAACTTCTCATTCAGAACAATCAAAATTGTAGAGGTAAAAGCTAAAAGTACTCTATTCACCAATAAATATTCATTTACCGGTAAAtgaataatatatttatttatgaaTAGATAGATAAGCTCACTAAACAAATATTCTTTTCCGGTCCCAAGGGCATTCATTTATCAAGGGTAGATTGTAGTTTGTAATCACAAATGAATAGTATAAAATGTCATGCGTAACTATATTTATCTGATACTTATAGGCTTATGTTACACAAAATGATGCACTTACAACAATGCTAACGGTTAAAGAATCTGTTTGCTATTCTGCAATGCTCCAACTACCTCAATCCATGAcaagttttgaaaaaaaagataGGGCAGAAACAACGATAAGAGAAATGGGATTACAAGATTCAATAAATACAAGAATTGGTGGATGGAATAGTAAAGGAATTAGCGAAGGACAAAAGCGAAGAGTAAACATTTGTATAGAGATTTTAACACGTCCGAAACTTCTTTTCCTGGATGAACCCACAAGTGGTCTCGATAGTGCAACATCTTGCCATCTCATGGACAGAATTGTGAAGCTTACGCAACAATGTGGAATGACTGTTATTGTTTCCATTCACCAACCAAGCAGTGAAGTTTTTGGTCTCTTCAATAATCTTTGTCTACTTTCCTCCGGTAAAACAGTTTATTTTGGTCCAGCTTTTGCTGCACatgaggtaactactgaattatCCAGTTCTATTTATGCAAAATCTTCGTAAATTCTTGTGCTCATGGTTTAAGTAACCTTCTTTTATCATCATAAATGTTTATAGTAGTCGTTGATTTTCTGTCATTGATTTGTAGTTTTTCGGATTGAATGGATTCCCTTGCCCCACTATGAGAAACCCATCAGATCATTACTTGAAAATAATCAACAAAGACTTTGATAATGTAAGTCTTAATGAAGATGTGGACATCGAACAAGGTTTTATAGGAAACAAACAAGCAACCACAGAGGAAGCAATAAGTATTTTAGTGGAGTCATACAAGTCATCTCAGTTCTTCCAACAAGTAAAGCACCGGATATCTGAGATCTTTAATGAGGTATGGGACGGATCCAAATACCATTTGTAAGGGTGGCCAAAGGAAAATAGGCTATTAAGGTTTTTAAACAGGGGTGGTCTTATTGTCGTATTTTCTTAATTTTGcgcaaaaataaataattgagGTTATATTGCGACTACTGTTTTTTTAGACACAACATATTTGTActaattttcttcaaaattttacaGGAAGGGAAAGTACTTGAAAGGGGAAGTCAAGCTAGCTTCTTAACACACTCATTTGTCCTTACAAAAAGGTCCTTCGTGAACATGTATCGTGATTTTGGTTATTACTGGTTGCGTCTTGGAATCTATATTTCACTAAGTCTTTGTATTGGTACAATTTTTTTTGACATTGGCCACAGTTCCGGTTCAATACAGGTATAGAGCAATTTTTTATAAAGTTTGACATAAAACTGTAAGTAACCGTACATGATGTGAATTAATTTTGCAGGCTAGAGGTGCAATGCTTATGTTTTTAACGACATTATTAACTTTCATGTCAATTGGTGGATTCCCTTCTTTCGTGGAGGATATGATGGTATTACATTTTCATATTCCGTGAAATTCAAAAAAGTATCTTGCAACATTTTCCTTCAGATCTGTATATATAAATACATACAAATACTATTACTAATCGAAGGTTTGTTGTTCGTCTTCTAAAAATCAGATATTTGACAGAGAAAGATTAAACGGGCATTATGGTGTTGCGGCTTTTGTAATTGGAAACACACTTTCCTCTATACCTTACTTACTTATAATCTCCTTAATCCCGGTAGCCATTGTTTATTACTTGGTTGGTCTTCAAAAAGGACTCGATCATTTCCTCTTTTttgttttaataatttttctATCTGTGATGGTAGTCGAGAGCTTAATGATGCTCTTGGCAAGTATGGTTCCTAATTATCTTATGGGAATAATAGTAGGAGCCGGAATTCAAGGTATGATGGTGTTAAATGCTGGTTTCGTTAGATTACCAGATGATATTCCTGAAGTTTTCTGGAAATATCCAAATTACTATATAGCCTTCCATAGATACGCAATTGAAGGACTTTACAAAAATGAGTTCGAAGGATTGAATTTTACTAGGAACCAAGGAGAAGGATCACCAATTATTACGGGCGCAGAAATTATAGAAACAACATGGCAAATGCCTGGTTATTCAAAATGGATTGACATCGGTGTTTTATTTGGAATGGTGGTTTTCTATAGACTAATGTTCTTTTTTATCATTAAGATGTCTGAAAAGATTAAACCCATTTTAAGAAGTTCTTAGATGGGTTACCTTAGCTCTTACACCTGCACATACACTTCGATATTTGCATGTATAAGTTTTTGTTCTTACATGATAATGTTTACACGATTATATACGTAACATCATAATGAATTAGCTGGATTATGCATTTGAAAGCTGGAATATCTTTAGTGATCCAGATTCTGCTTGTGATTTAGAATTTTCTCTAAGATTTATAATGTATCTAGTattttaaaatcttttgttgtGATTTGCAAACGTTGTTCAAATAGCAcggttgtttgtttttttcttgttGCTGGGAGTTGTCCCTCATTTGGTTGTTGTTTCTTGTTGTTTGGAGTTGGATTCTATGACCCAGCCCTGTTTCGCTTATATGCTCTTGTTACGTTTCCCTTATATCAATAAAGACTTTAACCTTTTCTTAGAATCTTATTATTGGGGTTTGAAACCCAAATAGTTTTCAGGGCTTTTTTGTGTCATGAAATAGAAAATTTAATAACCCcatatcttattattttattaatgacTAGTATATCCTCGATCAAACTAACGTTAATTAGGATGATTAAGTAAACTAATTATGATTAGTATGTGAGTTAGGATTAATCATTGCACTAATTTTATAAAAATCAACCACCTAATATGGTGGAGCATATCCTTAAATTACTCAGTATAATTTTATACCTGGAAGATTTTGTTGATTCAAATCGGAGAACATCCATTAAAATTCTGGGTTTTGCAATTTCGGCTGGGAAAACATCAGATCCCAGCCGCAGTCGACACTTTTTGGCTGGGCAATGATGAACCTCCAACCGAAAATATTGTATACGGATGGGATGACATTGCATCCCAGACGAAACTCGACACTTTACGGTTAGGTTTTTCCATCTTTAAACACTCTGGGCTAGGTCGTACACATATACCTCTGACTTTTATATTTTTTGATTATCAGAATCACTTATGACTGGGAAAACCCAGCCGCAAGTCTTAGATACTGCTGGGACGAACTAATCGTAAGTTCAATTGCACCTAGGTAAACCTAGCCGTTTTTCAAcctctgttttctttttttgtttgtttttttagaaCATCTTACGACTGGGAGTTCCCGGCCGTGAGATGTACTTACGGGCAGGAAAGCCGTAATTTTTTCGGCTTTGAAAATTATCCGTAA from Papaver somniferum cultivar HN1 unplaced genomic scaffold, ASM357369v1 unplaced-scaffold_4006, whole genome shotgun sequence encodes the following:
- the LOC113342384 gene encoding ABC transporter G family member 11-like encodes the protein MEIESPLPTPDELGNGRQTGSFNGPSSTGSGVLLTWDDLWVTIPSSGSNNNGRALLQGLNGYAQPSEILAIMGRSGSGKSTLLDGLAGRLASNKRQSGSIKVNGRIQTSALGASAYVTQNDALTTMLTVKESVCYSAMLQLPQSMTSFEKKDRAETTIREMGLQDSINTRIGGWNSKGISEGQKRRVNICIEILTRPKLLFLDEPTSGLDSATSCHLMDRIVKLTQQCGMTVIVSIHQPSSEVFGLFNNLCLLSSGKTVYFGPAFAAHEFFGLNGFPCPTMRNPSDHYLKIINKDFDNVSLNEDVDIEQGFIGNKQATTEEAISILVESYKSSQFFQQVKHRISEIFNEEGKVLERGSQASFLTHSFVLTKRSFVNMYRDFGYYWLRLGIYISLSLCIGTIFFDIGHSSGSIQARGAMLMFLTTLLTFMSIGGFPSFVEDMMIFDRERLNGHYGVAAFVIGNTLSSIPYLLIISLIPVAIVYYLVGLQKGLDHFLFFVLIIFLSVMVVESLMMLLASMVPNYLMGIIVGAGIQGMMVLNAGFVRLPDDIPEVFWKYPNYYIAFHRYAIEGLYKNEFEGLNFTRNQGEGSPIITGAEIIETTWQMPGYSKWIDIGVLFGMVVFYRLMFFFIIKMSEKIKPILRSS